From Mesorhizobium sp. Pch-S:
TTGCCGCAGCGAAGCGGGCCTTTGCGAGCTATGGTTCTACCAGCGTGGCGGAGCGGCTCGATCTCCTGAACCGCATCATCGATGTTTACAAGAAGCGCAGCCGGGATCTTGCGCTTGTCGTCTCGCGCGAGATGGGGGCTCCGAGCGAGTTTTCGCTGGAATGGCAGGTCGGCATCGGCCTGTCGCACCTGAAGAAGACGGCCGAGGTGCTGCGCGACTATCCGTTCCGGCAGGCCAAGGGCCGGCAGATGGTGGTGCGCGAACCGATCGGGGTCGCCGGTCTCATCACGCCCTGGAACTGGCCGCTCAACCAGATCACCTGCAAGGTCGGACCTGCGCTGGCTGTCGGCTGCACCATGGTGCTGAAACCGAGCGAGGTCGCGCCGCTCGACGCCATCATCTTTGCCGAAATCCTCGAAGAGGCGGGCGTGCCCAAGGGCGTCTTCAACCTCGTCAATGGCGATGGCCCGACTGTCGGCCAGGCGTTGGCCAACCACCCCGACGTCGACATGATGTCATTCACCGGCTCGACCCGCGCCGGCATCCTGGTGGCGAAGGCGGCGGCGGATACCGTCAAGCGTGTCAGCCAGGAACTCGGCGGCAAGTCTGCGAACATCCTGCTGCCCGACGTCGACTTTTCGGTTGCCGTGGAGAAGGGCGTCGCCGGCTGCTTCGGCAACAGCGGTCAGTCCTGCAATGCGCCGACCCGCATGTTCGTGCCGCGCGATCGGCATGACGAGGCCGCCTCCATCGCGAAGGCGGCAGCGGAGAAGTTCGCGGTGGGACCGGCCAATGCGCCCGACATCGATCTCGGGCCGGTGGTCAGCCAGATCCAGTTCGACAAGATCCAGGACCTGATCCAGAGCGGCATCGATGAAGGGGCGACGCTGCTGACCGGCGGTCCGGGCCGCCCCGCTGGCCTGAACCGCGGTTATTTCGTGCGCCCGACGGTGTTTGCGGATGTCTCGCCCGACATGCGCATATCGCGCGAGGAGATCTTCGGGCCGGTGCTGTCGATCCTGCCTTATGACAGTGTCGACCACGCGGTGGAACTGGCCAACGACACGGTCTACGGGCTCGCCTCCTACATCCAGTCCAGGGATATCGAGAACGCCCGGAAGGTCGCGGCCCGCATGCGCACCGGCAACGTCCATATCAATTACCCAGCCTGGGACGCGGCGATGCCGTTCGGCGGCTACAAGCAGTCCGGCAACGGCCGCGAATACGCCGAATACGGTCTGGAGGATTTCCTCGAGATCAAGGGCATTGCCGGTTACGAAGCCGCCTGACGCAAGCAGTCTCTGGCGCCGGGAAGAGCCTCCTGGCGCCAATCGATCCACGCCATTCCAATAGAGCACCGCGCGAACGGCAACCTGTCGTCCTCCTGTCCGCGCGATTACCGTCATGCACCTCAACGCACTCAACAGCACGAGTTTTCGCCTCTATCTCGCGGCGAACTTCGTCTCGGTAACCGGCATCTGGGTCAACCGTGTCGTTATCGGCTGGTTCAGCTGGACGCTGACGCAATCCGCCGCCTGGGTCGGCATCGTCTCATTCCTGCTGTTTGCACCGACGCTGTTTGCTGGTCCGTTTTTCGGCGTGCTGGCCGACCGCGTCGACATCAAACGCGGTGCGTTGACCACGCAGGCGCTGCTCGGCATCCTCATGCTGGCACTCGGTGTCCTGTTCATGCTCGGCGTGCTCGACATCTGGATGCTGAGCGTTCTCGCGCTGCTGTTCGGTCTTACCTCGAGCGCCAACACGCCGATCCGGCTGACCCTTGTGCCGCTGATCGTCTCGCGCGAGGCACTCTCCAACGCCATCACGCTGATCTCCATCAACTTCAACGCCGCGCGTCTGGTCGGTCCTGCGGTCGGCGGCCTGCTTCTGGAGAAGACGGATCCCGGCGGAACGATCGCCGCGGCCATCCTGATGACCTTGCCGATGCTGGCGGCCTTGGCCTTTCTTCGACCCCGGACACGGGAAGGCGGTGTCGCACCTCGGGAAGGGATAACCAGCCAATTAGTTGAGGCGTCACGCCATATCTGGGCGAACGGCTGGCTGACTCAGGCGATGACGATCACCACGATCACCGCGCTGGTGCCGCGCGGGCTGCTGGAAGTGCTGCCGGCGGTTGC
This genomic window contains:
- a CDS encoding aldehyde dehydrogenase family protein translates to MSHDLQFYIDGAWVDPVEPRRLDVIDPSTEEAFAEISLGSKADVDKAVAAAKRAFASYGSTSVAERLDLLNRIIDVYKKRSRDLALVVSREMGAPSEFSLEWQVGIGLSHLKKTAEVLRDYPFRQAKGRQMVVREPIGVAGLITPWNWPLNQITCKVGPALAVGCTMVLKPSEVAPLDAIIFAEILEEAGVPKGVFNLVNGDGPTVGQALANHPDVDMMSFTGSTRAGILVAKAAADTVKRVSQELGGKSANILLPDVDFSVAVEKGVAGCFGNSGQSCNAPTRMFVPRDRHDEAASIAKAAAEKFAVGPANAPDIDLGPVVSQIQFDKIQDLIQSGIDEGATLLTGGPGRPAGLNRGYFVRPTVFADVSPDMRISREEIFGPVLSILPYDSVDHAVELANDTVYGLASYIQSRDIENARKVAARMRTGNVHINYPAWDAAMPFGGYKQSGNGREYAEYGLEDFLEIKGIAGYEAA
- a CDS encoding MFS transporter, with the translated sequence MHLNALNSTSFRLYLAANFVSVTGIWVNRVVIGWFSWTLTQSAAWVGIVSFLLFAPTLFAGPFFGVLADRVDIKRGALTTQALLGILMLALGVLFMLGVLDIWMLSVLALLFGLTSSANTPIRLTLVPLIVSREALSNAITLISINFNAARLVGPAVGGLLLEKTDPGGTIAAAILMTLPMLAALAFLRPRTREGGVAPREGITSQLVEASRHIWANGWLTQAMTITTITALVPRGLLEVLPAVADGMYKRGASGLGQILSAVGTGALLAGISITLRKRKTQHLEELQRSYIWMAAGTAAVVVMGLVQNWFVALGLAALMGASGTFTAIAAQSVMQIETPDAYRGTTIGLWLFASIGGNALGALAFGGMADAVSMPVTLLVLGAAGVAAALISWLLAARSW